One segment of Moritella sp. F3 DNA contains the following:
- a CDS encoding accessory factor UbiK family protein, translated as MIKPQKLEEIAKQIHESLPTGVKSLGSEVEKKIHQVLQSQLNKLDLVNREEFEVQTKVLLRTREKLAALEARLTELEK; from the coding sequence ATGATCAAGCCACAAAAATTAGAAGAAATCGCGAAGCAAATTCATGAATCATTACCAACGGGTGTAAAGTCGTTAGGCTCTGAAGTTGAAAAGAAGATCCATCAAGTATTGCAGTCACAGCTAAACAAACTTGATCTGGTTAATCGTGAAGAGTTTGAAGTGCAAACTAAAGTGTTATTACGCACTCGTGAAAAATTAGCGGCGCTAGAAGCACGTTTAACTGAATTAGAAAAATAG
- a CDS encoding LA_2272 family surface repeat-containing protein translates to MGFKKICLAMLATLSLSQAAIANELPAQFSTVGLNAPAGQDVNGFRLALFHGQTETVQGFDMAVLGLSEVDKLEGVSFNLLLGASKVNKEFSGASFSLFNWHLGRDTGFNMALVNNTSHVKGVNFAMVNLSKTVAGANIGLINYSERLSLVDFGVMNYAKTAKFQIGLFNMTENLQGLQIGLLNYAENGVVKILPLINFQQSF, encoded by the coding sequence ATGGGATTCAAGAAAATATGTTTGGCAATGCTTGCCACATTAAGTCTAAGCCAGGCTGCAATTGCCAATGAACTACCAGCGCAATTTTCAACAGTTGGTCTTAACGCTCCAGCAGGTCAAGACGTTAATGGTTTTCGCCTTGCCCTGTTTCATGGTCAAACAGAAACAGTACAAGGTTTCGATATGGCGGTATTGGGTTTATCCGAAGTTGATAAGCTTGAAGGTGTCAGTTTCAATTTATTGCTTGGCGCGAGTAAAGTAAATAAAGAATTCTCAGGTGCGTCATTCAGCTTATTCAATTGGCATTTAGGCCGTGATACCGGTTTTAATATGGCATTAGTAAACAATACGAGCCATGTTAAAGGCGTTAATTTCGCTATGGTCAATTTATCAAAAACCGTAGCTGGCGCTAATATCGGCCTGATAAACTACAGTGAAAGGTTATCATTAGTGGATTTTGGTGTGATGAATTATGCCAAAACAGCAAAATTCCAAATAGGACTGTTTAATATGACCGAAAACTTGCAAGGTTTGCAGATCGGTTTATTAAATTATGCAGAAAACGGCGTAGTAAAAATATTACCGCTGATCAATTTTCAGCAGTCATTTTAG